In Vibrio cyclitrophicus, one genomic interval encodes:
- a CDS encoding diguanylate cyclase encodes MLPFINNISIKNKMVLPIIIFIVVTFVTIQSINYTVTFEREKESLIQRVKVLAQGVAYNLQAAILFEDKSSAQEILSAFVADKDIVRVKLYDINEQLFASYQVSNTLVPRPNADELDDIAEHQFAISEHFIFLLVPVKLDGVVIANLRVTISKEAFHSILTTIFKVAAVYLLFLVILGAVLVKMVQHLIIEPMFDLNEAMQAFVERRSKQPKLVATNRDEIGDLVRAFNTMLDRLQHRDNQINFTLDKLQEEKSFANEVIETVQHSLLVVDEKGLIVHANAATRDIFKCSEAFLENLLIQELIATKQTSFLQDVIDANIELNDELLETTDLFQSKRWLRVSSRSLTKHGRILYAIQDVTDIETAMSRQRIAAGVFENSKDGLIVLNSSNVITMVNPAITQLLGYHADLLVGKTPFEVFSWQQFSSLLPTIRNSLDNYGQWQGEVWEKSASGTLIPMFVKVNRVASDSEKDEFDMVLTLSDLSNVKEMERLEHLAHHDALTGLANRAQLYKVIDDIVTSSHYSNQHFAVIYLDLDGFKEVNDNYGHDAGDEILKQVSNRLLSQVRAGDLVARLSGDEFVLIIKQTNKVLLAKLAERLLGLIGQEVNYKQRSLHVGASLGIHLVDGPERDIDVILKVADEAMYQAKRKGKGQFVFSRKGK; translated from the coding sequence ATGTTGCCTTTCATTAATAACATATCGATTAAAAACAAGATGGTATTACCCATTATCATCTTCATCGTAGTCACTTTTGTTACGATTCAATCAATAAATTACACTGTCACGTTTGAAAGAGAAAAAGAGAGCCTGATTCAGCGTGTTAAAGTGCTAGCACAAGGTGTTGCTTATAACCTACAAGCCGCAATCCTATTCGAAGACAAGTCATCGGCTCAGGAAATCTTGTCAGCATTCGTTGCAGATAAAGATATTGTTAGAGTGAAACTCTATGACATTAACGAACAGCTTTTTGCTAGCTATCAGGTGAGTAACACTCTGGTTCCAAGGCCAAACGCAGATGAATTAGACGATATCGCGGAGCATCAATTTGCCATCTCTGAGCATTTCATCTTTTTACTCGTTCCTGTGAAGCTGGATGGCGTTGTGATCGCGAATTTAAGAGTCACAATATCGAAAGAAGCGTTTCATTCGATCTTAACGACTATTTTCAAGGTTGCGGCCGTCTACCTGTTGTTTCTGGTGATCTTAGGCGCAGTGCTAGTCAAAATGGTCCAACACTTGATTATCGAACCGATGTTTGATCTCAATGAGGCGATGCAAGCCTTTGTTGAACGTCGTTCCAAACAGCCTAAATTGGTCGCAACGAACCGAGATGAAATCGGTGATCTGGTTCGAGCTTTCAATACCATGCTCGATAGACTTCAACATCGCGACAACCAAATCAATTTTACGTTGGACAAGTTACAAGAAGAAAAATCGTTTGCTAATGAGGTAATTGAAACCGTTCAGCACTCGTTGTTGGTGGTGGATGAAAAAGGGCTCATCGTTCATGCGAACGCAGCTACTCGGGATATTTTTAAATGCTCAGAAGCCTTTCTTGAGAATTTGTTAATCCAAGAGTTGATCGCAACCAAGCAAACGAGTTTCTTACAAGATGTTATTGATGCCAATATTGAACTCAATGACGAATTACTGGAAACCACCGATCTCTTTCAATCAAAACGCTGGCTTCGTGTGAGCAGCCGTTCTTTGACAAAACATGGTCGTATTCTTTATGCAATCCAAGATGTCACAGACATAGAAACAGCCATGAGTCGTCAGCGTATTGCAGCGGGTGTTTTCGAAAACAGTAAAGACGGTTTAATCGTGCTGAACTCGTCCAATGTGATAACTATGGTTAACCCAGCTATCACACAACTTCTCGGTTATCACGCCGATCTGCTGGTGGGCAAAACACCATTTGAAGTATTTTCTTGGCAACAATTTTCATCACTTCTGCCGACAATTCGCAATTCGTTAGACAACTATGGGCAATGGCAAGGCGAAGTTTGGGAGAAGAGCGCGTCCGGCACGTTAATTCCTATGTTTGTCAAAGTGAATCGAGTTGCCTCAGACAGTGAGAAAGACGAGTTTGATATGGTATTAACGCTGTCTGATTTATCAAACGTCAAAGAGATGGAAAGACTCGAACACTTAGCTCATCACGATGCATTAACCGGGCTAGCAAATAGAGCGCAGCTGTATAAGGTCATAGATGATATTGTCACATCGAGCCACTATTCAAATCAGCATTTTGCGGTTATCTATTTGGATTTGGATGGCTTCAAAGAAGTGAATGATAACTATGGGCACGATGCAGGTGACGAAATCCTTAAACAAGTGTCAAACCGGTTGTTATCTCAGGTAAGAGCGGGAGATTTGGTTGCACGTTTGTCGGGTGATGAATTTGTTCTTATTATTAAACAGACAAACAAAGTCTTGTTAGCTAAGTTAGCCGAGCGATTGTTGGGTCTGATTGGGCAAGAAGTGAATTATAAACAACGTTCACTTCATGTTGGAGCGAGTTTGGGTATCCATTTAGTTGATGGCCCAGAGCGAGATATTGACGTGATTTTAAAAGTTGCTGATGAAGCGATGTACCAAGCGAAACGCAAAGGAAAAGGTCAGTTTGTGTTCTCTCGTAAGGGTAAATAG
- the galE gene encoding UDP-glucose 4-epimerase GalE, whose translation MNVLVTGGMGYIGSHTSIQMINAGMKPVLFDSLYNSKPSVLERIEKVSGVRPNFIEGDVRDKALLTETMKQHNIEAVIHFAGLKAVGESVEKPLEYYDNNVNGTLVLVDAMRDAGVKTLVFSSSATVYGDPASVPITEDFPTSATNPYGRSKLMVEECLTDFQKANPDWSITLLRYFNPVGSHPSGELGEDPQGIPNNLMPFVSQVAVGRREFLSVFGSDYPTKDGTGVRDYIHVMDLSDGHIAALEKVGRKDGLHIYNLGTGNGSSVLDMVKAFEKASGKDIPYKLVERRPGDIAECWADPAKAQKELGWNATRTLTEMTEDTWRWQSTNPDGFPG comes from the coding sequence ATGAATGTTTTAGTTACAGGTGGCATGGGTTACATTGGTAGCCATACAAGTATCCAGATGATCAACGCAGGTATGAAACCTGTACTTTTTGATAGCTTGTACAACAGCAAGCCAAGCGTTCTAGAGCGTATCGAAAAAGTATCCGGCGTTCGCCCCAACTTCATTGAGGGTGACGTTCGTGATAAAGCGCTTTTGACTGAAACCATGAAGCAACACAACATCGAAGCGGTTATCCACTTTGCTGGTCTGAAAGCCGTCGGAGAATCTGTGGAAAAGCCTCTTGAATACTACGACAACAACGTAAACGGTACTTTAGTTCTTGTTGATGCAATGCGTGATGCTGGTGTAAAAACATTAGTATTTAGCTCTTCAGCGACGGTATACGGCGATCCTGCGAGTGTGCCAATTACCGAAGACTTCCCAACAAGCGCAACCAACCCATATGGTCGTAGTAAGCTAATGGTTGAAGAGTGCTTAACCGATTTCCAAAAAGCCAATCCAGATTGGAGCATCACACTACTTCGTTACTTTAACCCTGTAGGCTCTCATCCAAGCGGTGAGCTGGGTGAAGACCCACAAGGTATACCAAATAACCTAATGCCATTTGTATCTCAAGTAGCAGTAGGTCGCCGTGAATTTCTATCTGTATTTGGCAGCGATTATCCAACAAAAGACGGCACAGGCGTTCGTGATTATATCCACGTAATGGATCTGTCTGATGGCCACATCGCAGCGCTTGAGAAAGTAGGGCGTAAAGACGGTCTTCATATCTATAACCTTGGCACTGGTAACGGTTCAAGTGTATTGGATATGGTTAAAGCGTTTGAGAAAGCGAGCGGTAAAGATATCCCTTATAAGCTAGTCGAGCGTCGTCCGGGTGACATCGCTGAATGTTGGGCAGATCCTGCTAAAGCTCAGAAAGAACTTGGTTGGAATGCGACACGTACACTGACTGAAATGACTGAAGATACATGGCGCTGGCAGTCAACGAACCCTGATGGTTTCCCTGGTTGA
- a CDS encoding TonB-dependent hemoglobin/transferrin/lactoferrin family receptor yields MYKQSLLSASIVLALSSTSAFAEDYALFDEVVVSSTRTNQTLINTAASVTVISDKQIEENMAKDVNEIFEYTPGVTMNSSSRQGAQTINIRGMEGKRVKILVDGSSQPGSFDGGPYAFINSSGISIDPDMLKSVEIIKGAASSLHGSDAIGGVVAFETKDPSDFLKDGEDFGGQAKLSYSSEDNSFSEHVALANRFGDLETLVAYTRRDGEELQNFRNSNDLENYAVEGQDTSADNLLVKLQYQLNESHRIEFLAELIKDTSDSDIYHSSYDSYTGADDTTQNRFAIKHIWFADGAIADTVTSKVSYISKEENGVTKRFKPAGPGFPPYVPANNDNLQTKDYEYTEDKIEIETQLDKQINNHYLVYGATYTHSDISNTNMEYNSDPDTDDQLYVYTPDAKEQKFGLFVQDEISLMNDKLIVTPGVRFDYFSTDPGKNTGESLTDFSDSAVTGRLGTTYKLTDTGTVFGQISQGFRAPSFDELYYTYDNPGHGYVNDPNPDLKSETSISYELGYRHNTQASSSEIAAYYSDYDDFIETVITKKENGLTHYSNVNLDSATIKGVEFSNTLLWDVLVGAPEGISTHFVASYTEGEDGNGNALNSVNPWNAVLGLNYDAPSQNWGTSLKLNYTASKSGSDINFDDENGGNAGQAELPSATVVDLTAYYKPMKDLTIRGGVFNLTNEEYYRWNDVRGDDELYKENTQAERNYGISAKYEF; encoded by the coding sequence ATGTATAAGCAATCCCTACTCTCTGCTTCAATCGTTTTAGCGCTTTCATCAACCTCAGCCTTTGCTGAAGATTATGCCCTATTTGACGAGGTTGTTGTATCTTCGACTCGTACTAATCAAACACTTATCAATACAGCGGCTTCTGTTACTGTCATCTCGGATAAGCAAATTGAAGAGAACATGGCGAAAGACGTGAATGAAATCTTCGAATACACTCCGGGTGTGACGATGAACTCAAGCTCTCGTCAAGGTGCACAAACTATCAATATTCGTGGCATGGAAGGTAAACGCGTCAAAATCTTAGTAGATGGTTCGTCGCAACCAGGTTCATTTGATGGGGGCCCTTACGCATTTATTAATTCTAGCGGTATTTCAATCGACCCAGATATGCTGAAAAGTGTCGAAATAATCAAAGGCGCGGCTTCAAGTTTACACGGAAGCGACGCTATTGGTGGTGTTGTTGCTTTTGAAACTAAAGACCCTTCTGATTTCTTGAAAGATGGCGAAGATTTTGGTGGCCAAGCGAAACTGTCTTATTCTTCGGAAGATAATTCTTTTAGCGAACATGTTGCATTAGCTAATCGATTTGGCGACCTAGAAACATTGGTAGCCTACACTCGTCGAGATGGTGAAGAGTTACAAAACTTCCGTAACTCTAACGATTTAGAGAACTACGCTGTTGAAGGTCAAGATACCTCTGCAGATAACCTATTGGTAAAATTGCAATACCAATTGAATGAAAGCCACCGTATTGAGTTTCTGGCTGAGCTAATTAAGGATACTTCAGACTCTGATATCTACCACTCAAGCTACGATAGCTATACTGGTGCTGATGACACAACGCAAAATCGATTCGCTATTAAGCACATTTGGTTTGCAGATGGCGCTATCGCTGACACCGTGACGAGCAAAGTGTCATACATCTCTAAAGAAGAAAATGGGGTGACGAAGCGCTTTAAACCTGCAGGTCCTGGTTTCCCACCTTATGTCCCTGCAAACAATGACAATCTTCAAACAAAAGATTACGAATACACCGAAGATAAGATTGAAATCGAGACACAGTTAGACAAACAGATTAACAACCATTACCTAGTTTATGGTGCGACGTATACGCATAGCGATATAAGCAACACGAATATGGAGTACAACTCTGATCCTGATACTGATGATCAGCTTTATGTATACACTCCTGATGCGAAAGAACAAAAATTTGGCCTGTTTGTTCAAGACGAAATTAGCCTAATGAATGACAAACTTATTGTTACTCCAGGTGTTCGTTTTGATTACTTCTCTACAGACCCTGGTAAAAATACTGGCGAATCTTTAACGGATTTCTCAGATTCTGCAGTTACAGGTCGTTTAGGTACTACGTATAAACTAACTGATACAGGCACTGTATTCGGTCAAATCAGTCAAGGATTTAGAGCGCCATCATTCGATGAACTGTATTATACATATGACAATCCAGGTCATGGTTACGTAAATGATCCAAACCCAGACCTAAAATCAGAAACCAGTATTTCTTACGAGCTAGGGTACCGTCACAATACTCAAGCTTCTTCGTCTGAGATTGCAGCGTACTACAGTGATTACGATGATTTCATTGAAACGGTAATCACGAAGAAAGAAAACGGTCTGACACACTACTCTAACGTTAACTTAGATTCTGCGACGATTAAGGGTGTGGAGTTCTCAAATACACTATTGTGGGATGTGTTAGTTGGTGCGCCTGAAGGTATTTCAACACACTTTGTTGCTTCATACACTGAAGGTGAAGACGGCAACGGTAACGCATTGAACAGCGTGAACCCTTGGAATGCTGTTTTAGGTCTAAACTATGATGCTCCAAGCCAAAACTGGGGTACTAGCCTTAAGCTAAACTATACGGCTAGCAAATCGGGTTCAGACATTAACTTCGATGATGAAAATGGCGGCAATGCTGGCCAAGCTGAGCTACCAAGTGCGACTGTTGTTGACTTAACAGCATACTACAAACCGATGAAAGATCTGACAATTCGCGGTGGTGTTTTCAACTTAACTAACGAAGAGTACTACCGTTGGAATGACGTTCGCGGCGACGACGAGCTGTACAAAGAGAACACTCAAGCAGAAAGAAACTACGGCATTTCAGCTAAGTACGAATTCTAA